The following proteins are co-located in the Aliidongia dinghuensis genome:
- a CDS encoding YkgJ family cysteine cluster protein has translation MTGTPKTVDLPEEARQFLLGVYERAKARLEAVIERHGMRPGVSAAMAVERLAVLDEEMAPIFPALEQAGSHVDCARGCGVCCTLTIDVTPDEAFALIEHLERTQPAETVTAIKARALAADTRGHGMEPLARHRLKIACPVQDPATMECLGHAARPTPCQGYLSLDVKRCQAVHDGTGLDVPQPTAANMLTNVVSHTRSYAFEDAGAPRQSLELTAALVAAWADPDAERRWLAGETVLEQAASYQPPADGGR, from the coding sequence GTGACCGGAACGCCCAAGACTGTCGATCTGCCGGAGGAAGCACGCCAATTCCTGCTTGGCGTCTACGAGCGCGCCAAGGCGCGGCTCGAAGCGGTCATCGAGCGCCATGGCATGCGCCCGGGCGTCTCGGCCGCTATGGCGGTCGAGCGCCTCGCCGTGCTCGACGAGGAGATGGCGCCGATCTTCCCGGCGCTGGAGCAGGCCGGCAGCCACGTCGATTGCGCCAGGGGCTGCGGCGTGTGCTGCACGCTCACCATCGACGTGACGCCGGACGAGGCCTTCGCGCTCATCGAGCATCTGGAGCGCACGCAACCGGCGGAAACGGTCACCGCGATCAAGGCGCGCGCGCTTGCGGCCGACACCCGCGGCCACGGTATGGAGCCGCTCGCCCGCCACCGGCTCAAGATCGCCTGCCCGGTCCAGGACCCGGCGACGATGGAGTGCCTCGGCCATGCAGCGCGACCGACGCCGTGCCAAGGCTATCTGTCGCTCGACGTCAAGCGTTGCCAGGCGGTGCACGACGGCACCGGCCTCGACGTGCCGCAGCCGACCGCCGCCAACATGCTGACCAACGTGGTGTCGCACACGCGCAGCTATGCGTTCGAGGATGCCGGCGCCCCGCGCCAGTCGCTGGAACTGACCGCCGCCCTCGTCGCCGCCTGGGCCGATCCGGATGCGGAACGGCGCTGGCTCGCCGGGGAAACGGTCCTGGAGCAAGCTGCGAGCTATCAGCCGCCGGCCGACGGCGGGCGATAG
- a CDS encoding trypsin-like peptidase domain-containing protein, protein MIRPSLVLVLILVLPIAARAADTRVVPVTVQQVQLSYAPVVRKAAPAVVNVYTRALSDVGASAAVRRDPAYRRFFAPGEDRLGHSLGSGVLVDPNGTIVTNQHVIQDAGSIVIVLSDRREFDADLVRSDERTDLAVLKINAGGEALPYLPLKDSDDLEVGDIVLAIGNPFGVGQTVTSGIVSALGRAVDGINDYRSFIQTDAAINPGNSGGALVSLDGKLAGINTALYSEGGGSVGIGFAIPSDLVHSVLAPSEGSGHRILRPWLGASGHTVTAGAARKLGLSRPSGMLIDDVVRSGPAAEAGLVPGDVILSIDHKPVADEDGVRYRFATLPVGATAKLGIWRAGEERDLDIHLIAPPETPPRKVTQIRTTGPFLGVTVANLSPALADELHTDEVTGVIVLDVPRGGTHLRLLAGDELLNLNGQPIADVGQLQTLLPRLAPPWRATIRRDGRTLRLAGN, encoded by the coding sequence ATGATCCGCCCGTCGCTTGTCCTCGTCCTCATCCTCGTCCTGCCGATCGCAGCCCGAGCGGCGGATACCCGCGTCGTGCCGGTGACGGTCCAGCAAGTGCAGCTGTCGTACGCGCCGGTCGTGCGCAAGGCGGCGCCGGCGGTCGTCAATGTCTATACGCGGGCGCTGAGCGATGTCGGCGCCTCGGCCGCGGTCCGGCGCGACCCGGCCTACCGGCGCTTCTTCGCGCCGGGCGAGGACCGGCTTGGCCATTCGCTTGGCTCGGGCGTGCTCGTCGATCCGAACGGCACGATCGTGACCAACCAGCATGTGATCCAGGACGCGGGCTCGATCGTGATCGTGCTGTCCGACCGCCGCGAGTTCGACGCGGACCTGGTGCGCAGCGACGAGCGGACCGACCTGGCCGTGCTCAAGATCAATGCCGGCGGCGAGGCGCTGCCCTATCTGCCGCTCAAGGACTCGGACGATCTCGAGGTCGGCGACATCGTGCTCGCGATCGGCAATCCGTTCGGCGTCGGCCAGACCGTGACCTCGGGCATCGTCTCGGCGCTCGGCCGCGCGGTCGACGGCATCAACGACTATCGCTCCTTCATCCAGACCGACGCGGCGATCAATCCGGGCAATTCCGGCGGCGCGCTCGTGAGCCTCGACGGCAAGCTCGCCGGCATCAATACGGCGCTCTATTCCGAGGGTGGCGGATCGGTCGGCATCGGCTTCGCCATTCCGAGCGATCTCGTGCACTCGGTGCTGGCGCCGAGCGAGGGCTCCGGTCATCGCATCCTCCGCCCATGGCTCGGCGCCAGCGGCCATACGGTCACGGCCGGGGCGGCGCGCAAGCTGGGCTTGAGCCGGCCTTCGGGCATGCTGATCGATGATGTGGTGCGGTCCGGGCCGGCAGCGGAGGCAGGGCTCGTGCCGGGTGACGTCATCCTGTCGATCGACCACAAGCCGGTCGCCGACGAGGACGGCGTGCGCTATCGCTTCGCGACGTTGCCGGTAGGCGCCACCGCCAAGCTTGGCATCTGGCGCGCGGGCGAGGAGCGGGACCTCGACATCCACCTGATCGCGCCGCCCGAGACGCCGCCGCGCAAGGTGACGCAGATCCGCACGACCGGGCCGTTCCTGGGCGTCACCGTCGCGAACCTGTCGCCGGCGCTCGCCGACGAACTGCATACCGACGAGGTCACGGGCGTGATCGTGCTCGATGTGCCGCGCGGCGGCACGCACTTGCGGCTTCTGGCCGGCGACGAGCTGCTCAACCTGAACGGCCAGCCGATCGCAGACGTGGGCCAGCTCCAGACGCTGCTGCCGCGCCTGGCACCGCCCTGGCGGGCGACGATCCGACGCGACGGCCGGACGCTGCGTCTGGCGGGCAACTGA
- a CDS encoding replication-associated recombination protein A: MSPSLFEAQAPRPLADRLRPQTLADVVGQDHILAPTAPIGRMVAAHRLASMVLWGPPGCGKTTIARLLADQTDLEFEPLSAVFSGVADLRKVFETAKARRRAGRGTLLFIDEIHRFNRAQQDSFLPYVEDGTVVLIGATTENPSFELNGALLSRAQVFILKRLDEQALSILVARAEALLGHALPLDDDARQSLLAMADGDGRYLLNLVEEVALLPADTPPLDPKRLAAQVQHRAPLYDKAQESHYNLISALHKSLRGSDPDAALYWLARILVGGEDPLYVVRRLVRFASEDIGMADPNALVQAMMAWDAYERLGSPEGELAIAQAVVYLGTAPKSVGIYRAFGAAMRAAKQTGSLMPPMHILNAPTKMMREHGYGAGYNYDPDTADGFSGQNYFPDGMAREEFYQPVDRGFEREIRKRLDYWDKLRRRLAAGGPVKGDDER; encoded by the coding sequence ATGTCGCCCAGCCTGTTTGAGGCCCAGGCGCCGCGGCCGCTGGCGGATCGCCTGCGGCCGCAGACGCTCGCCGACGTGGTGGGCCAGGACCATATCCTGGCGCCGACCGCGCCGATCGGCCGGATGGTGGCGGCCCACCGGCTCGCGTCCATGGTGCTGTGGGGGCCGCCCGGCTGCGGCAAGACCACAATTGCGCGGTTGCTCGCCGATCAGACCGATCTCGAGTTCGAGCCGCTGTCGGCCGTGTTCTCGGGTGTCGCCGATCTCCGGAAAGTGTTCGAGACGGCGAAGGCGCGGCGCCGGGCCGGGCGCGGCACGCTTTTGTTCATCGACGAGATCCACCGCTTCAACCGGGCCCAGCAGGACAGTTTCCTGCCCTATGTCGAGGACGGCACCGTCGTGCTCATCGGCGCCACGACCGAGAATCCGTCGTTCGAACTGAACGGGGCGCTCCTGTCGCGTGCCCAGGTCTTCATTCTGAAGCGGCTCGACGAGCAGGCGCTCAGCATCCTGGTCGCCCGGGCCGAGGCGCTTCTGGGCCATGCGCTGCCGCTCGACGACGACGCGCGCCAGAGCCTGCTCGCCATGGCCGATGGCGACGGCCGCTATCTCCTGAACCTGGTCGAGGAGGTGGCGCTGCTGCCGGCGGACACGCCGCCGCTCGATCCGAAGCGGCTCGCGGCCCAGGTCCAGCATCGCGCCCCGCTCTACGACAAGGCGCAGGAAAGCCACTACAACCTGATCTCGGCGCTGCACAAGTCGCTGCGCGGCTCCGATCCCGATGCGGCGCTCTATTGGCTGGCGCGCATCCTGGTGGGCGGTGAGGACCCGCTCTACGTCGTCCGCCGCCTCGTACGCTTCGCGAGCGAGGACATCGGCATGGCAGATCCGAACGCGCTCGTGCAGGCGATGATGGCCTGGGATGCGTATGAGCGCCTCGGTTCGCCCGAGGGCGAGCTGGCAATTGCCCAAGCCGTCGTGTATCTCGGCACCGCGCCGAAGTCGGTCGGCATCTATCGCGCGTTCGGTGCGGCGATGCGCGCGGCCAAGCAGACCGGCTCGCTGATGCCGCCGATGCATATCCTGAACGCGCCGACCAAGATGATGCGCGAGCACGGCTACGGCGCCGGCTACAACTATGACCCGGACACGGCCGACGGCTTTTCCGGGCAGAATTATTTCCCCGACGGCATGGCCCGCGAGGAATTCTATCAACCGGTCGATCGCGGCTTCGAGCGGGAAATCCGCAAGCGGCTCGACTATTGGGACAAGCTGCGCCGGCGTCTCGCCGCGGGCGGTCCCGTGAAGGGAGATGACGAGCGATGA
- a CDS encoding HAD-IA family hydrolase: MVGEPCLVVFDCDGTLVDAQAGIIQAIHEAFAAAGLPAPGAEAIRRGVGLSLEVAIRRLAPEAGPDLVLRLADLYREAFVALRQRPEYTEPLYPGAREALDQLNAWGVVLGVATGKGRRGLGLSLERHGLVDRFTVLQTADDAAGKPAPDMLINAMAETGIGRERTLMIGDTTFDMLMAQAARVAAVGVSWGYHAPGELIAAGAARVLDRFADLPPHVAALFALEG, encoded by the coding sequence ATGGTGGGTGAACCTTGCCTGGTCGTGTTCGACTGCGACGGGACATTGGTCGATGCCCAGGCCGGCATCATCCAGGCGATCCACGAGGCCTTTGCGGCCGCGGGCCTGCCGGCGCCCGGCGCCGAGGCGATCCGGCGCGGCGTCGGCCTGTCCCTTGAAGTCGCGATCCGGCGCCTGGCACCCGAGGCCGGGCCCGACCTGGTGCTGCGGCTCGCCGATCTCTATCGCGAGGCGTTCGTGGCGCTGCGCCAGCGTCCGGAATATACCGAGCCGCTCTATCCCGGCGCGCGTGAGGCGCTGGACCAGCTCAACGCCTGGGGTGTCGTGCTGGGTGTCGCGACCGGCAAGGGCCGGCGCGGGCTCGGCCTGTCGCTCGAGCGCCACGGGCTCGTCGACCGCTTCACCGTGCTGCAGACGGCGGACGATGCCGCGGGCAAGCCGGCACCGGACATGCTCATCAATGCCATGGCTGAGACCGGCATCGGCCGGGAGCGAACGCTCATGATCGGCGACACGACCTTCGATATGCTGATGGCGCAGGCGGCGCGCGTTGCCGCGGTCGGCGTCTCGTGGGGCTATCACGCGCCCGGCGAGCTCATCGCGGCCGGAGCCGCCCGCGTGCTCGACCGGTTCGCCGACCTGCCGCCCCATGTGGCGGCACTCTTCGCGCTCGAGGGTTAG
- a CDS encoding RluA family pseudouridine synthase, producing the protein MSGVRLIQVSEDDADIRLDRWFKRQYPGLSHIRLEKLLRTGQVRVDGGRVKAATRLAAGATIRVPPLDEWAEAPLPPDDRPKAAPKPPSEAEQETLRQLVLYRDKDVIAINKPHGLAVQGGTNTSKHLDGMLDALKFDAAERPRLVHRLDKDTSGVLLLARSAKAAAWLAQAFREKSARKTYWAVVAGVPRPHRGKIDLPVGKGADGGREKMMADEDEGRWAVTYYAVVEQAAQKVAWLAMMPITGRTHQLRVHCAEIGTPILGDGKYGGGKAVLDGIDHARKLHLHARSIRLDRPDGSVLEVTAPLPAHMQATWKFFGFEPKPESDPFEDLELE; encoded by the coding sequence ATGAGCGGTGTCCGCCTCATCCAGGTGTCCGAGGACGATGCCGACATCCGGCTCGACCGCTGGTTCAAGCGGCAATATCCGGGCCTGAGCCATATCCGGCTCGAGAAGCTCTTGCGCACGGGCCAGGTCCGCGTCGATGGCGGCCGGGTCAAGGCGGCGACCCGGCTTGCCGCCGGGGCGACCATCCGCGTGCCGCCGTTGGACGAATGGGCGGAGGCGCCGCTGCCGCCGGACGATCGGCCGAAGGCGGCGCCGAAGCCGCCCTCGGAGGCGGAGCAGGAGACGCTTAGGCAACTCGTGCTCTATCGCGACAAGGACGTGATCGCGATCAACAAGCCGCACGGGCTCGCGGTCCAGGGCGGGACCAATACGTCGAAGCATCTCGACGGCATGCTGGACGCGCTCAAGTTCGACGCGGCGGAGCGGCCGCGCCTGGTTCACCGGCTCGACAAGGACACGAGCGGCGTGCTGCTGCTCGCCCGCTCGGCCAAGGCCGCTGCCTGGCTGGCGCAGGCCTTCCGCGAGAAGAGTGCGCGCAAGACCTATTGGGCGGTCGTCGCGGGCGTGCCCCGGCCCCATCGCGGCAAGATCGACCTGCCGGTCGGCAAGGGTGCCGACGGTGGGCGCGAGAAGATGATGGCCGACGAGGACGAGGGCCGTTGGGCGGTCACGTACTATGCCGTCGTCGAGCAGGCGGCGCAGAAGGTCGCCTGGCTCGCCATGATGCCGATCACCGGCCGCACCCACCAGCTGCGCGTCCATTGCGCCGAGATCGGCACGCCGATCCTGGGCGACGGCAAGTACGGCGGCGGCAAGGCGGTGCTCGACGGCATCGATCATGCGCGCAAGCTGCACCTGCATGCCCGCTCGATCCGGCTCGACCGGCCGGATGGCAGCGTGCTCGAGGTGACGGCGCCCTTGCCGGCGCATATGCAGGCGACCTGGAAATTCTTCGGCTTCGAGCCGAAGCCGGAGAGCGATCCGTTCGAAGACCTTGAGCTCGAGTGA